The genomic window TGGCGTCCATGGCGTCCTTGCCCCGGTCCGTCATCACGAGCTTCCGGGCCTCCTCGAGGCCCCGGCTTCGCCTCACCTCGATCGTCTCGGCCAGCTCGCCCAGCTTGAGCCCGACCTGCTCCCGGATGGATTTCAGCCGCGCGAGCTGCTCGGGGCTGTCGGCGACCATGGCCTCCACCTCGCCCAGCCGCTGGTCGATCAGCGCGCGGGCCGGGCCGTACGGCTCGAGGTAGCGGTCCTCGCCGGTCAGGACGTAGCCGCGCTGCGCCGTCTCGGCGTCCTTCACGAGCGAGAGGACCACCTCGAGCCGCGACAGGATCTCGTGCGTCGCCACGACCTTCCGGGCGTCCCGGCTCAGCGTGCGCGTGTTCCAGTACGCGGCCGCCCCCATGGCGGCGAACGAGAGGACCACCGCGAGCAGCCCCAGCAGCAGCCCGCCGCCGACCTGCCGCCCGGCGGAGTCGCGTCGAATCGATCCCGGCATCCCACCTCCGACGGAGCGCAAGGCCCGGCGCATGCGGGGCCCCTGCGCCCGCCTCGCCGAGGTAGCATTCTACGGAATGGCGGGGCCGGAGGAACATACCCGCGGGGCCCTCGCCGTCGGCTTGCGGCCCGCCGCGCCCGGCCGTATGCTCGTCCCGGGCCCGCCCGGAATGGCTCGGGGGGACCGGGAGCAGACGACGATGGGAATCGACCGACGCGCGATGCTGACGACCGGGGCCGCCCTGGCGGGGGCCTCCATCCTGGGGGGCGAGGCGATGGCCGACGGCGCGGGCCGCCCCGAGCTGCCCGAGGGGGCGGTGGTCCTCACCGCCAAGGTCAAGGCCAAGGCCGACGAGGTCGAGGCCGTGAAGGAGGCCCTGCTCTCGCTCGTCGGGCCCACCCGGAAGGAGGAGGGCTGCCTCTGCTACAACCTCCACCAGTCCAAGTCCGACCCGACCGAGTTCGTCTTCTACGAGCAGTGGGCCAGCCAGGCCGCGCTCGACGCCCACGGCAAGGCCCCGCACATGAAGGCCCTGGGCGCGAAGCTCAAGGACCGGACCGACAAGGGCGGCGGCGTGGCCTTCTACAAGCTCCTGGGCTGAGGGCCCGGGGAGCCCCGGCCCGCGTGCATCTCGGGCCGGGGCGAGTCTCCCCCGGTCCGAGGACAGAGGGCCGGCCCCGTGGGAGCCGGCTCCGTCCGGCGCCCGGGTGAGCCAAGGCACGCGAGCATGTCCCGCGGGGGACCGGGTGAAAGCGGACTGCCTTCCTGATGCGTATGGGCGGCCTCGGCCGCGGGCGCGGGTCGCCCCGGCGGGTCACGTCTTCGACGGGGACGCCGCGGGGCGGCCGTCCGGCATGACGGGGAGGCGGCCGCCCGCGTCGATGTCCCGCCACCACCGGGCGGCATGCCCCTGGCCCCAGTCGCCGGCGCAGCCGCACTCGCCCAGGGCCCGTTCCAGGCCCTCGGCGTCGGCGAAGCGCCCCTCCGGGTCCTTGGCCAGGCATCGCAGCACGACGCGTTCCAGGTCCCCGGGGACGTCGGCGCGGACCTGGGACGGCGGCACCACCGGGTCGCGGGCGTGCGCGATCAGCACCGCGAGCCCGTCGTCCCCCTCGAACGGGGGCCGGCCGGTCAGCAGGTAGTAGGCCACCGCCCCCAGGGCATAGAGGTCGCTCCGCCCGTCCACCAGGCGGCCGTCGTTCGTCGCCTGCTCCGGCGCCATGAACAGCGGCGTCCCGAGCACCTGGCCCTCCCGGGTCAGCCCCGGCGCGAGCGGACCCGCCCGCCGCAGGACCAGGCCGAAGTCGAGCAGCTTGGCCTGGTCCTCGATGCCCAGGGCCCCCGCGACGATGACGTTCGACGGCTTGATGTCGCGGTGGATCAGCCCCGCGGCGTGGGCCACGCTCAGGGCCCGGCAGACCTGGCGCAGGAGGTGGACCGCCCGCCCCGGCGGCAGGGGGCCGTGCCGCTCGACGAGCTGCCTCAGGTGCGGGCCCGGCAGGTATTCCATGACGTAGTAGCAGTCCCCGTCCTCGGCCCGTCCGTAGTCGTAGACCTCGATGACGTTCGGGTGCGTCAGCGCCGCGGTGATCTGGACCTCGCGCTCGAACCGGGCCAGGGCCCCCGGGTCGGCCACGGCCTCGGGGCGGATGAGCTTGACGGCGCAGGGGCGCTTCAGGAGCCGGTGCTCCGCCAGGCAGACCTCGCCCATCCCGCCGGCGCCGATCCGCCGCCGGAGGCGATACGGGCCCAGCCGCCGGGCGTCGCTGGCCTCCCGGCGCAGCCGATGGAACGCCCCGGCCTGGTAGGTGGACGCGACGGCCAGGATCAGCAGGAACAGCGCGTCGAAGCTGAGGTGGGCGACGGGCGTGGTCCACCGCGACAGCCCCTCCGCCGCCCTCGCGTGCCCCAGGCAGAGGGCCAGCAGGGTCGCGAACGGCATCTGCGCGAGCGGGACGACCGTCGGCGCCGCGAGGAGTCGGCGTTTCGGGGTCGCCATGCCGAACGTGACGATCAGGACGGCCGCGTGCAGCACGAAGTTCTTCATGACGAGCTGCACCGACGTCACGTCGCCCCGGAGCGAGTACCGGAGCATCGCGCGGTAATAGATCACCGACAGCACTCCGGCGATCAGCCCGAGCATGCCGATCTCCAGGGCCCGGAGCCGGGCCGTCGTGCGGGGCCGTCGGGACGAGAGCAGGATGACGGCCGCCCCGAGCGCGACGACGGCCAGGGCGTTGGCCGCGGAGGCCGCCTCGTCGGTCTCCCTGCGGACCACGAGCCGCCAGCCGGGGAGGAGCCCGAAGACGGCGAGGTAGAGGATCGCCAGGGCCCGCAGCCGCGTCCGCAGCAGCGGGTCGAGCTCGGCCGCCGAAGAGGCCCCGCGGCCTTCGGCGGCGGCTGGCCTCGGCGTGAGCCCGTCGGGCGCCTCGGGCGATCCGGGCGCGGGGAAGTCGACCGTCTCGGCGAGGCCCCCGGGGCCCCGGGGATCGGGGGCGGGCCTCACGGCCGTCGCCCCCATACCCCGGCAGGGGGGCTCGCGCCGCCTCATGAGCCGGCACCTCACGGCCGCACCATCCTCGCCGGGGAGATGGCCGGCTTGCGCCCGCAATTCCCCCTCGCCGCCGGGGTCGCGCCGGGGCGAGCACGCCCGGCGGCAACATCCCGGCGAGTAGGTCCTCGATCGGTCTCCAACAAGTCGACGTACCCCTTGCCTCGGGGCGGGCCGGCGACCCGGGCCCGCGCCGACACCCGGTCAGTCCTCCTTCGCCGCCCGCTCCGGGACCGTGACCTTCTCGACGTCGCGGGGGTGCAGGACCACCGCGAGGAGGCGCGTCCTCGCCTTCGCGCTCGGGTTCCTCGTCACCCGGTGGACGCACCCCGACGGCTCGTAGAACGTGTCGCCGGCCTTGTAGTTCGTGACGGGGTCGTCGCCGAGGGCGTGCTCGTACTCGCCCTCCAGGACGTACCCGAACACCGGCCCGGCGTGGCGGTGCGGGGCGACCCGCCCGCCCGGCTCGATGACCACCTCCTGCACCGAGGCTGCGGCGTCCTTGCCGTCCAGCTTCTCCACGATGTCCCGCCGGGAGAGGGGGATCACCCTGGCCCCGGCCTTCTCGTCGTGCCGGGCCGCCGCGATCCCGCCGGCCCCGATGACGCAGATCATCGCCAATGCGCCGAATGCCCGATTCATGGCCGCCTCCCTCGAAGTTGGAAATGAGCACCTGGATCGATCAGCTTCAAAGCATGCCCGAATGCCTCAGGGCCTCGCCTCGGGCTCCTGGACCTGGAGGACGATCTTCCCCCGGACGTGCCCGGCCAGCCCCCGCTCGAACGCCTCGCGTGCCCGGGCCAGCGGCAGGACCGCCTCCAGGACCGGCCGGACCTCGCCGGCGTCGATCAGCCGGGCGATCTCGACGAGCTGGGCCCGGCTCGGCTCGACGATGAAGAAGACCCCGCGGGCCCCGGCGTCCCGGGCCGCCTCGGGGGGGACCGGGGCGGCGACGGAGACGAGCGTGCCGCCCCGCCGGAGGACGCGCCAGGAT from Aquisphaera giovannonii includes these protein-coding regions:
- a CDS encoding putative quinol monooxygenase, which produces MGIDRRAMLTTGAALAGASILGGEAMADGAGRPELPEGAVVLTAKVKAKADEVEAVKEALLSLVGPTRKEEGCLCYNLHQSKSDPTEFVFYEQWASQAALDAHGKAPHMKALGAKLKDRTDKGGGVAFYKLLG
- a CDS encoding serine/threonine-protein kinase; translation: MRRREPPCRGMGATAVRPAPDPRGPGGLAETVDFPAPGSPEAPDGLTPRPAAAEGRGASSAAELDPLLRTRLRALAILYLAVFGLLPGWRLVVRRETDEAASAANALAVVALGAAVILLSSRRPRTTARLRALEIGMLGLIAGVLSVIYYRAMLRYSLRGDVTSVQLVMKNFVLHAAVLIVTFGMATPKRRLLAAPTVVPLAQMPFATLLALCLGHARAAEGLSRWTTPVAHLSFDALFLLILAVASTYQAGAFHRLRREASDARRLGPYRLRRRIGAGGMGEVCLAEHRLLKRPCAVKLIRPEAVADPGALARFEREVQITAALTHPNVIEVYDYGRAEDGDCYYVMEYLPGPHLRQLVERHGPLPPGRAVHLLRQVCRALSVAHAAGLIHRDIKPSNVIVAGALGIEDQAKLLDFGLVLRRAGPLAPGLTREGQVLGTPLFMAPEQATNDGRLVDGRSDLYALGAVAYYLLTGRPPFEGDDGLAVLIAHARDPVVPPSQVRADVPGDLERVVLRCLAKDPEGRFADAEGLERALGECGCAGDWGQGHAARWWRDIDAGGRLPVMPDGRPAASPSKT
- a CDS encoding cupin domain-containing protein, translated to MNRAFGALAMICVIGAGGIAAARHDEKAGARVIPLSRRDIVEKLDGKDAAASVQEVVIEPGGRVAPHRHAGPVFGYVLEGEYEHALGDDPVTNYKAGDTFYEPSGCVHRVTRNPSAKARTRLLAVVLHPRDVEKVTVPERAAKED